A part of Corynebacterium lactis RW2-5 genomic DNA contains:
- a CDS encoding Y4yA family PLP-dependent enzyme yields the protein MNVENNVGNNGQARPADKVKSTHDLAEKIGEENFFDPHMSGTVPLTGRLEPWMRQLLEDPDQCTALIDTYDSPVNVLAPHILPRNAEELVDAGRDCGVDVRVYFARKANKALSFVDIALASDHGIDVASERELQQVLARGASPDKVILSAAVKPDRLLKLAVESRVFISVDSLVELQRIEAIVRDGRFPNIPTAVYPAGEAVEFGETRARVVLRIAPSHESLPPTRFGERAAIWGRELRRGVASGVEVHGVHLHLHGYSELDRRVALEEALVVADTARELKHPVEFVDIGGGVPMSYLDDADEWKRFQALLAEVRAGKRSPFTWKGDGLANTYPFWQEPTRADWLRKLLQGRLGGDSVDSKSTAGTSVAAALNSRQLRLHLEPGRSLLDGGGVILARVSFVKQRSDGVGLVGLEMNRTQCRTTSDDILVDPILVPAAARGDSEGPSDGDIPKKRENRGLTAFLVGAYCIEDEVIVRRAMCFPDGVEPGDVIAIPNTAGYFMHILESASHQIPLARNVYLDRDFGTRERPSSADVASSIDKFAGRAHSSEHSPESPGLRILPDEIDFSSFR from the coding sequence ATGAACGTGGAAAATAACGTGGGAAATAACGGACAGGCTCGCCCTGCGGACAAAGTGAAATCGACACACGACCTCGCCGAAAAGATAGGTGAGGAGAACTTCTTCGATCCTCATATGAGCGGGACCGTACCCCTGACGGGCAGACTAGAGCCGTGGATGCGGCAATTGCTAGAGGACCCGGATCAATGCACAGCCCTAATAGATACCTATGATTCACCGGTCAACGTACTGGCACCCCACATCTTGCCGCGCAATGCGGAGGAACTAGTCGATGCAGGGCGGGATTGTGGAGTCGATGTTCGTGTGTATTTTGCTCGCAAAGCGAATAAGGCTCTGAGCTTCGTCGATATTGCGCTTGCTAGCGATCATGGAATCGATGTAGCTAGTGAGCGGGAGCTGCAACAGGTTCTAGCTCGTGGGGCAAGCCCTGACAAAGTGATTCTGTCAGCAGCCGTCAAACCTGATCGATTGCTGAAATTGGCAGTTGAGTCCCGTGTCTTCATCAGTGTCGATAGCCTTGTTGAATTGCAGCGCATAGAGGCAATAGTGCGGGATGGGAGATTCCCGAACATACCTACCGCGGTATATCCGGCGGGAGAAGCCGTTGAGTTCGGCGAAACGCGTGCCCGTGTAGTTTTACGCATTGCTCCTTCGCACGAGAGTCTGCCACCTACTCGATTCGGTGAGCGTGCAGCTATCTGGGGAAGGGAATTACGTCGAGGAGTCGCGTCCGGTGTCGAAGTTCACGGCGTGCATCTTCACCTTCACGGTTACTCGGAACTGGATCGTCGTGTTGCGCTGGAAGAAGCCCTAGTTGTCGCTGACACGGCTCGGGAGCTGAAACATCCGGTCGAATTCGTCGATATTGGTGGGGGCGTCCCAATGAGCTATCTCGATGACGCCGACGAGTGGAAACGGTTCCAAGCCTTGCTGGCAGAAGTCCGCGCTGGGAAGCGGTCTCCTTTCACGTGGAAAGGCGACGGTTTAGCTAATACCTATCCTTTCTGGCAGGAACCTACTCGAGCGGATTGGCTGCGCAAACTTTTACAAGGGCGATTGGGCGGAGATTCGGTCGATTCTAAATCCACGGCGGGGACGTCGGTTGCGGCAGCATTGAATAGCCGACAGCTGCGGCTCCATCTTGAGCCTGGACGTAGTTTGCTTGACGGGGGAGGAGTGATCCTGGCCCGCGTCTCGTTCGTGAAACAGCGTAGCGATGGAGTCGGCCTCGTCGGTTTGGAGATGAACCGAACTCAATGTCGTACGACGTCTGACGACATTCTCGTTGACCCAATTCTGGTTCCTGCAGCCGCTCGGGGTGATTCGGAAGGTCCGTCGGATGGAGATATACCCAAGAAGCGCGAAAATAGGGGATTAACTGCGTTTTTGGTCGGTGCCTACTGTATCGAAGATGAGGTAATAGTTAGGCGCGCGATGTGCTTCCCGGACGGCGTTGAACCTGGGGATGTCATCGCTATCCCGAATACTGCGGGGTACTTCATGCATATTCTCGAAAGTGCTTCGCACCAGATTCCCTTGGCGCGCAACGTGTATCTGGACCGTGACTTCGGAACTCGCGAGCGACCATCATCGGCCGATGTCGCCTCGAGCATTGATAAGTTCGCTGGGCGCGCCCATAGCTCGGAGCATTCCCCAGAGAGTCCAGGTTTGCGGATTCTCCCTGATGAGATCGATTTTTCCTCGTTCCGATAG
- a CDS encoding PTS sugar transporter subunit IIA encodes MSTLNSLLADGAVDLDATAATWQDAITQAGAQLEREGAIDSDYTAAMVQSVVDNGPYIVVAPGFAFAHARPSEAVHRTAISWLRLREPVEFGHPKNDPVRLVVALAAADAHAHTDAMKDIARVLADASRRRALDEVSSVSELRDVLSDTAPKKSPEAAAAAPTVPSTSTHEPATDSVESKGKILTVCGNGLGTSLFLKNTLDQVLDTWGWGGFVSTEATDTISAKGRAKEADFLLTSAEIARTLGDVGVPVYVIENFTSADEIDRALRELYDV; translated from the coding sequence GTGAGCACTCTGAATTCCCTGCTGGCGGACGGCGCCGTCGACCTCGATGCCACCGCCGCCACCTGGCAGGACGCCATCACGCAAGCCGGCGCGCAGTTGGAGCGCGAGGGAGCCATCGATTCTGATTACACCGCCGCGATGGTCCAATCGGTTGTCGACAATGGCCCGTATATCGTGGTCGCGCCCGGTTTCGCTTTCGCCCACGCACGCCCCTCCGAGGCCGTCCACCGCACCGCCATCTCGTGGCTCCGTCTGCGCGAGCCTGTCGAGTTCGGTCACCCCAAGAACGACCCGGTCCGTCTGGTCGTGGCGCTCGCCGCCGCCGATGCCCACGCGCACACCGACGCCATGAAGGACATCGCCCGTGTGCTTGCCGACGCCTCGCGCCGCCGCGCCCTCGACGAGGTCTCGTCTGTCTCCGAGCTTCGCGACGTCCTGAGCGACACCGCTCCGAAGAAGTCGCCCGAGGCAGCAGCTGCGGCGCCGACCGTGCCCTCGACATCTACACACGAACCAGCCACTGACTCGGTGGAGTCCAAGGGCAAAATTCTGACCGTGTGCGGTAACGGGCTGGGCACGTCGCTATTCCTGAAAAACACGCTCGACCAGGTGCTGGACACCTGGGGTTGGGGTGGGTTCGTGTCCACGGAGGCCACCGACACCATCTCAGCGAAGGGGCGCGCGAAGGAGGCGGACTTCCTGCTGACCTCCGCTGAGATTGCCCGTACGCTCGGCGATGTCGGCGTACCGGTCTACGTCATCGAGAACTTCACCTCCGCCGACGAGATCGACCGTGCCCTGCGCGAGCTCTACGACGTGTAG
- a CDS encoding FAD/NAD(P)-binding protein, which translates to MRVGLVGGGPRALWAAEELFALFRDNDLPLSIVCWDPEEPGAGRVYRADQPLCWRLNVRSDIVRTRLGSFSDWLESRQSHDRKVIVDGVGAEQADIRRLASPFSGKCEMALSGEDKIFPPRALVGEFLRMSWLELAREFKDAGGQNELRHVCARVEDIHSADDGCRIEVANNLDEIVDEALIVTGHAATWRGRWEGAIAANDFAALNSIKADSDVVVRGMALTFIDTCLALTEARGGRFVPDHRSEDGGQICGMHPNPAATPEERARKLRYIPSGKEPSRIFPFSRSAKLMSIKPAPSNIWSQVNFKHQEEFEERIRNCSDVEHLRVILREAEENLLDSARQFADSVRRARKESVIQLPDRQWATGEVWRRLYGALVERVSYSEDGDLEGFHDLEREMEPLAFGPPALTAKKIDALVEAGIVVLPLKGGEPAIPPQDAVRVDAVIAPPGVQPETLLAKLVERGEATLLPQGGVAVDRCGVLRGKHVAVIGRDVSPRVIGHDTLNRTMHGEIPNWARMVLQRAKELRGDKRG; encoded by the coding sequence ATGAGGGTCGGACTCGTAGGAGGTGGCCCGAGAGCGTTGTGGGCGGCCGAAGAATTATTTGCCCTTTTTCGTGACAACGACCTTCCCCTGTCGATTGTTTGTTGGGACCCAGAGGAGCCTGGCGCAGGAAGAGTATATCGTGCAGATCAGCCGTTGTGCTGGCGCCTTAACGTCCGTTCCGATATTGTCCGAACTCGACTAGGGTCCTTCTCCGATTGGCTGGAAAGTAGACAGTCTCATGACCGGAAAGTAATCGTCGATGGGGTGGGCGCCGAGCAGGCAGACATAAGAAGGCTGGCGTCACCCTTCAGCGGTAAATGCGAGATGGCGTTGTCGGGTGAAGATAAGATATTTCCGCCGCGAGCACTAGTCGGCGAGTTTTTGCGGATGAGTTGGTTGGAATTAGCCCGTGAATTTAAAGATGCCGGCGGACAAAATGAGTTACGGCATGTGTGTGCCCGGGTCGAGGATATTCACAGCGCCGACGATGGTTGTCGAATTGAGGTTGCGAACAACCTCGACGAAATCGTGGACGAAGCACTAATAGTCACTGGACACGCTGCGACGTGGCGAGGGCGCTGGGAAGGGGCGATTGCGGCAAACGACTTCGCAGCTCTGAATAGTATTAAGGCGGATTCGGATGTTGTGGTTCGAGGGATGGCACTGACTTTCATTGACACCTGCCTGGCTCTCACAGAAGCGCGCGGAGGTCGCTTTGTTCCAGACCACCGCTCGGAAGATGGAGGCCAGATCTGCGGTATGCATCCCAATCCGGCGGCGACTCCAGAGGAAAGAGCTAGGAAACTCCGCTACATCCCCTCGGGAAAAGAGCCCTCACGGATTTTTCCGTTTAGCCGCTCTGCGAAATTGATGAGTATTAAGCCGGCTCCCTCGAACATTTGGAGCCAAGTAAATTTCAAGCATCAGGAGGAGTTCGAGGAACGAATTCGGAATTGTTCGGATGTTGAACACCTGCGAGTAATCTTGCGAGAGGCTGAGGAGAATTTACTGGACTCGGCGAGACAGTTTGCTGATTCGGTCCGTAGAGCCCGCAAGGAATCGGTGATTCAGCTTCCAGACCGGCAGTGGGCAACCGGCGAGGTCTGGCGGAGGCTGTACGGAGCCTTGGTAGAGCGGGTTAGCTACTCAGAGGATGGTGATCTAGAGGGGTTTCACGATCTTGAGCGTGAAATGGAGCCGCTCGCTTTCGGCCCACCAGCCTTGACCGCGAAGAAGATTGATGCCCTGGTTGAAGCGGGAATAGTCGTCCTTCCGCTCAAAGGGGGAGAACCGGCGATACCGCCGCAGGACGCAGTACGGGTGGATGCAGTTATCGCGCCTCCAGGGGTACAACCCGAAACTTTGCTGGCTAAACTCGTTGAGCGTGGGGAGGCAACATTGCTTCCGCAGGGAGGGGTCGCGGTAGATCGGTGCGGGGTCCTACGAGGGAAACACGTAGCAGTCATAGGTCGAGATGTCTCACCCCGGGTTATTGGTCATGACACCTTGAACCGCACAATGCATGGTGAGATTCCGAATTGGGCGAGGATGGTATTGCAACGTGCCAAGGAACTGCGGGGAGACAAGAGAGGCTGA
- a CDS encoding PTS ascorbate transporter subunit IIC has product MNALIAIPQFIVNEILSVPAFLIGIITAVGLAAMGKKTGQVLGGAIKATLGFLLIGAGATLVVASLEPLGAMIQGATGAQGVVPTNEAIVGIAQNQFGGQVAWLMILGFAVALILARITPMSYVFLTGHHVLFMATMLTMVLATAGFGPWVVVPVGALLLGILMVSLPAIAHPWTRRVTGDDSIAIGHFGTAGYVAAGAVGKLVGGKGPKASKSTEELKLPEGLRFLRDSMVATALSMALMYVILAVLFLVRAGEREAFTAFEDGASGVGNYLMQSVTQGLQFGVAVAVILFGVRTILGELVPAFQGIAAKVVPGAIPALDAPIVFPYAQNAVLIGFITSFVGGLVGLAVLSLWLNPAFGVALILPGLVPHFFTGGAAGVYGNATGGRRGAAFGGFANGLLITFLPAFLLGVLGSFGAANTTFGDADFGWFGMLIGWGAGLHGAVGVIAVLIVGLAVFALGWWSQVKLVDAPWDPTPWREGGFGGGAADSATPTATGSGLTEAARKYPKVLPPKGAPTPPAA; this is encoded by the coding sequence ATGAATGCGTTGATTGCGATTCCGCAGTTTATTGTCAATGAAATCCTCTCTGTGCCGGCGTTCCTCATCGGCATTATCACCGCCGTGGGTCTTGCGGCGATGGGTAAAAAGACAGGTCAGGTTCTCGGCGGCGCCATCAAGGCGACGCTCGGCTTCCTGCTAATCGGCGCGGGCGCGACCCTGGTCGTCGCATCCCTGGAGCCGCTCGGCGCGATGATCCAGGGTGCCACCGGCGCCCAGGGCGTGGTACCGACCAACGAGGCCATCGTTGGCATCGCCCAGAATCAGTTCGGCGGCCAGGTCGCCTGGCTGATGATTCTCGGCTTCGCCGTCGCCCTGATTCTGGCGCGGATTACGCCTATGAGCTACGTCTTCCTGACCGGTCACCACGTCCTATTCATGGCGACCATGCTGACAATGGTGCTGGCTACGGCCGGTTTTGGCCCATGGGTCGTCGTGCCGGTCGGCGCGCTGCTGCTGGGCATCCTGATGGTGTCCCTGCCCGCTATCGCGCACCCGTGGACGCGACGCGTCACCGGCGATGATTCGATCGCCATCGGACACTTTGGAACGGCCGGGTACGTGGCGGCGGGTGCCGTCGGCAAGCTGGTTGGCGGTAAGGGGCCGAAGGCGTCGAAGTCTACGGAGGAGCTGAAGCTTCCGGAGGGACTGCGCTTCCTGCGCGATTCGATGGTTGCGACCGCGCTGTCTATGGCGCTGATGTACGTGATTTTGGCGGTGCTATTCCTGGTGCGCGCGGGGGAGAGGGAGGCGTTCACCGCGTTTGAGGACGGTGCGTCCGGTGTCGGCAATTACCTGATGCAGTCGGTGACTCAGGGCCTGCAATTCGGCGTCGCGGTGGCGGTGATCCTCTTCGGCGTGCGTACGATTCTGGGCGAGCTCGTACCGGCGTTCCAGGGCATCGCTGCGAAGGTCGTGCCGGGCGCGATTCCGGCGCTGGATGCTCCGATCGTGTTCCCGTACGCGCAGAATGCGGTGCTGATTGGCTTCATTACCTCGTTCGTCGGTGGCCTGGTCGGCCTGGCTGTGCTGTCGCTTTGGCTGAACCCCGCCTTCGGCGTTGCCCTGATCCTGCCCGGCCTCGTTCCGCACTTCTTCACCGGTGGTGCCGCGGGCGTCTACGGCAATGCGACCGGCGGACGCCGAGGTGCCGCGTTCGGTGGCTTCGCCAACGGCCTGCTAATCACGTTCCTGCCCGCATTCCTGCTGGGCGTACTCGGATCCTTCGGCGCCGCGAACACCACTTTCGGAGATGCCGACTTCGGCTGGTTCGGCATGCTCATCGGCTGGGGCGCGGGCCTGCACGGCGCGGTCGGGGTAATCGCGGTGCTTATTGTTGGTCTCGCAGTATTCGCCCTCGGCTGGTGGAGCCAGGTCAAGCTCGTTGACGCCCCTTGGGACCCAACCCCGTGGCGCGAAGGCGGGTTCGGTGGCGGCGCCGCTGATTCCGCTACGCCGACCGCAACCGGATCCGGCCTGACCGAGGCGGCGCGCAAGTACCCGAAGGTTCTGCCGCCGAAGGGCGCGCCGACGCCGCCGGCAGCGTAA
- a CDS encoding DUF418 domain-containing protein produces MNSSSPVASETRTLETKVLEVREQENVVPGAWASESRAPQSDFSKIRYHQIDALRGFAVSGIIFANLPAILNIFASQDPSDQRLQAVTDFLVNNKFYSIFGFLFGVSMALYLGTLKGDKNAKTWQVVRRMVILYAFGFLHSYGYGSDVLRSYAMAGILLPLAAFIPKPWDRVVPVIGGLLFFIHPPMGFLLIGFWLTRNGLFQRLMANTERLTYILVAAVAAIIPIAAALTYVTSSLETASESEKTWLFAASMPLAAASVVVLMIAYSALILRLTRNRDARLTHVLAPYGRMALTNYISQTVLALALGAVLGVYGARNWTLALGLCVFVIAVQMVFSYFWMRHFRYGPLEWIWRAGTRLELPPMRKG; encoded by the coding sequence ATGAACAGCAGCAGCCCCGTAGCCTCCGAAACCCGGACGCTGGAAACGAAGGTCCTGGAAGTCCGGGAGCAGGAAAATGTAGTGCCTGGTGCCTGGGCGTCGGAAAGCCGTGCGCCGCAGTCGGATTTCTCGAAGATTCGTTATCACCAGATTGATGCTCTCCGCGGCTTCGCCGTCAGTGGCATTATTTTCGCCAACCTACCGGCGATTCTGAATATCTTCGCCTCCCAGGACCCTTCGGACCAGCGCTTGCAGGCTGTTACCGATTTCCTAGTGAACAACAAGTTCTACTCGATTTTTGGCTTCCTTTTCGGCGTTAGTATGGCGCTGTACCTCGGCACACTCAAGGGCGATAAAAACGCCAAGACATGGCAGGTAGTACGCCGCATGGTGATTCTGTACGCGTTCGGGTTCCTGCACTCGTACGGCTACGGATCTGATGTACTGCGCTCGTACGCCATGGCTGGAATTTTGCTGCCGCTAGCAGCATTTATCCCGAAACCCTGGGATCGGGTCGTGCCTGTCATCGGCGGTCTGCTCTTCTTCATCCATCCGCCGATGGGCTTCCTTCTTATCGGCTTCTGGCTGACTCGCAACGGTCTCTTCCAGAGGCTTATGGCGAATACGGAACGCCTGACCTATATCCTGGTCGCTGCGGTCGCCGCGATTATCCCGATTGCGGCCGCCCTTACCTACGTGACATCGTCGTTGGAGACGGCGTCGGAAAGCGAAAAGACTTGGCTGTTTGCGGCGTCGATGCCGCTGGCGGCGGCGAGTGTGGTCGTGCTGATGATCGCGTACTCGGCGCTGATTCTTCGCCTGACTCGTAATCGCGATGCGCGGTTGACTCACGTGCTGGCGCCGTACGGGCGGATGGCGCTGACAAATTACATTTCTCAGACGGTTCTCGCGCTTGCCCTTGGCGCAGTGCTGGGCGTTTATGGTGCACGAAATTGGACACTGGCGCTGGGGCTATGCGTGTTTGTCATTGCAGTCCAGATGGTGTTTAGCTACTTCTGGATGCGGCATTTCCGCTACGGGCCGCTGGAATGGATTTGGCGGGCAGGAACGCGCCTGGAGCTGCCGCCGATGCGTAAGGGGTGA
- a CDS encoding pyridoxal-phosphate dependent enzyme, producing MYSGTTRRLRTDREPASLGADGLIGNTPMVELERLARVFHRPDLRIFAKLEQFNPGGSAKDRTAQALVRAAIESGMPDRPTLVESSSGNLGMALARQAQLRGWHFHCVVDPRVNASTVATMRALGAEVEIIDQPDPDTGDWLTARRTRVAALTHSIEGAVNLDQYSNTAALKAHDEGTMAEIISQLGEAPDWLLVAMSTTGTIGGCIQRLERLQAHTVTVGVDAQGSVLYRGKRGERMLPGFGAGVIPHLSTLNEPNLVRRVHDIDSVVGARVLARTEGLLPGASGGAVVSALRSCIAEIPPESTVVVVLHDGGTNYLGTIYDDDWVQSKLGTSASELSRMIERFIAG from the coding sequence ATGTACTCGGGAACGACACGCAGGCTGAGGACTGATCGTGAACCAGCTAGTCTAGGAGCCGACGGGCTCATAGGTAATACCCCGATGGTGGAGCTGGAACGACTGGCTAGAGTATTTCATCGGCCCGACTTGCGTATATTCGCGAAGTTAGAGCAATTTAATCCCGGAGGGAGCGCTAAGGATAGAACCGCTCAAGCCTTGGTTCGCGCTGCAATTGAGTCTGGTATGCCGGACAGGCCCACCCTCGTTGAATCTAGTTCGGGAAATCTGGGAATGGCGTTGGCGAGGCAGGCGCAGCTGCGCGGATGGCATTTTCACTGCGTAGTCGACCCCCGTGTCAATGCGTCCACGGTGGCGACGATGCGGGCTCTAGGCGCTGAAGTGGAAATTATCGATCAACCAGATCCGGATACGGGAGATTGGTTGACTGCCCGCCGAACTCGGGTGGCCGCACTGACGCATTCGATTGAAGGTGCCGTCAATCTAGACCAGTATTCGAACACTGCAGCGCTCAAGGCCCACGACGAGGGGACGATGGCCGAGATTATTAGCCAGCTCGGTGAGGCACCGGATTGGCTATTGGTAGCAATGAGCACGACCGGCACTATTGGCGGGTGCATCCAGCGGCTCGAACGATTGCAGGCGCATACGGTCACTGTTGGTGTGGATGCCCAAGGGTCGGTTCTCTACCGGGGGAAACGCGGTGAACGCATGCTACCTGGATTTGGAGCGGGCGTTATCCCGCATCTTTCAACTCTGAACGAGCCCAATCTGGTTCGTCGAGTACACGATATCGATTCGGTGGTGGGTGCGCGTGTGCTTGCTCGCACAGAGGGGTTACTGCCTGGGGCCTCGGGAGGTGCGGTAGTTTCCGCTCTGCGTTCCTGTATCGCGGAGATTCCTCCTGAATCGACAGTGGTCGTAGTTCTTCATGATGGTGGTACTAACTATTTGGGCACCATTTACGACGATGATTGGGTCCAATCCAAATTAGGAACCAGTGCTTCGGAATTGAGCAGGATGATTGAAAGGTTTATCGCAGGATGA
- the uhpT gene encoding hexose-6-phosphate:phosphate antiporter, which produces MTSFFDLKKIPNKGIPLEQQRKEWLGQFLKAFFVVFFVYMSMYFIRNNFKVAQPMLKEEFGLTTLQLGYIGLAFSITYGVGKTLVGYFVDGHNSKRIISMLLICASAMVLTMGLLLSYFGSVIGIFIVLWGLNGLFQSAGGPASYSTISRWAPRTKRGKYLGLWNASHNIGGALAGGIALWGANMFFGGNVVGMFVFPALIGLAIGAIGLFVGKDDPEELGWNRSEEIFGEAVEEENSETEDMSKKDVFLAYVLKNPWLWTLCIANVFVYIVRIGIDNWAPLYVTEELHFAKGDAVNTIFYFEIGALVASLLWGYVSDLLKGRRAVVAIGCLFMIYFAVMLYRNATSVMMVNVALFILGALIFGPQLLIGVSLVGFVPKRAVSVANGMTGTFGYLFGDSMAKVGLAAIADPEQEGLSVFGFLLHGWGAVFTVFYFALTIGILLLAIVAVGEERKIRKLQAAEEAGAEEERDKAAI; this is translated from the coding sequence ATGACTTCCTTTTTCGATCTCAAGAAGATTCCCAACAAGGGAATTCCACTAGAGCAGCAGAGAAAGGAGTGGCTGGGACAGTTCCTCAAGGCGTTCTTTGTCGTCTTCTTTGTGTACATGTCTATGTACTTCATCAGGAACAACTTCAAAGTTGCCCAGCCAATGCTCAAAGAGGAATTTGGCCTCACCACGCTTCAGCTGGGCTACATTGGTCTGGCCTTCTCTATTACTTATGGCGTGGGTAAAACTCTCGTCGGCTACTTTGTCGACGGACACAACTCGAAGCGCATCATTTCGATGCTTCTGATTTGCGCATCCGCCATGGTGCTGACGATGGGACTGCTGCTTAGCTACTTCGGTTCTGTCATCGGAATCTTCATCGTTCTATGGGGCCTTAACGGCCTCTTCCAATCTGCGGGTGGCCCCGCGTCCTATTCCACAATCTCGCGCTGGGCGCCTCGAACCAAGCGAGGCAAATACCTCGGGTTGTGGAACGCTTCTCACAACATCGGTGGCGCGCTGGCCGGAGGTATCGCTCTGTGGGGTGCGAACATGTTCTTCGGCGGAAACGTCGTCGGCATGTTCGTGTTCCCGGCCCTGATCGGTCTGGCAATCGGTGCGATCGGCCTGTTCGTTGGTAAAGATGACCCCGAAGAACTCGGCTGGAACCGCAGCGAGGAAATCTTCGGCGAGGCCGTCGAAGAGGAAAACTCCGAGACCGAGGATATGTCGAAAAAGGACGTGTTCTTGGCTTATGTACTGAAAAACCCATGGCTTTGGACGCTGTGTATTGCCAATGTATTCGTCTACATCGTGCGTATCGGCATCGACAACTGGGCGCCACTGTATGTCACGGAGGAACTGCACTTTGCCAAGGGCGATGCCGTCAACACCATTTTCTACTTCGAGATTGGTGCGCTTGTCGCCAGCCTCCTTTGGGGATACGTATCCGACCTGCTGAAGGGTCGCCGCGCTGTCGTCGCGATCGGCTGCCTATTCATGATTTACTTTGCGGTCATGCTCTACCGCAATGCGACGAGCGTCATGATGGTCAACGTCGCCCTGTTCATCCTCGGCGCGCTGATCTTCGGCCCGCAGCTGTTGATCGGTGTCTCACTGGTCGGGTTCGTGCCAAAGCGCGCGGTCAGCGTGGCCAACGGCATGACCGGCACATTCGGTTACTTGTTCGGCGACTCCATGGCCAAGGTCGGCCTCGCCGCGATTGCCGACCCGGAGCAGGAGGGCCTCAGTGTGTTTGGTTTCCTATTGCATGGCTGGGGAGCGGTGTTCACAGTGTTCTACTTCGCTCTGACCATCGGTATCTTGCTGTTGGCAATCGTCGCGGTCGGCGAAGAGCGCAAGATTCGGAAGCTGCAGGCGGCCGAGGAGGCCGGGGCAGAAGAGGAACGTGACAAGGCGGCTATTTAA
- a CDS encoding ankyrin repeat domain-containing protein, translating to MTRHRFSALISASAILAAVPLASCDAPTEEQKIASSAASEVSSSERADDNSAEAESASEAGTALASEKEWKGVNGGRRSREARAHAEERGYESTVEAIDSAEPVEKRSAEELNRALVEESKEGDLQAVANLLVAGAKVDAVDGFGRTPLLWAVTNDHIEVAELLLSFGANVNAVDEQKDTPWLVTGVTGSADMGLLILGYDVDFSLYNRYGGTPIIPASERGHLDYVQVMVQEPKITVDYLNHINNIGWTALLEAVILGDGSEDYQEIVRTLIDAGADPTIADADGKTPLDHARAGGQREVAAILQKATR from the coding sequence ATGACTCGCCACCGATTTTCTGCACTGATTTCGGCCTCCGCAATCCTGGCCGCGGTGCCCCTCGCATCGTGCGATGCTCCAACCGAGGAACAGAAGATTGCATCAAGCGCGGCTTCCGAAGTTTCCTCTTCTGAGCGTGCCGACGACAACTCTGCCGAGGCGGAGTCAGCATCGGAGGCCGGGACGGCGTTGGCAAGCGAGAAGGAGTGGAAGGGCGTGAATGGGGGTCGGCGCTCGCGAGAGGCGCGTGCGCATGCAGAGGAGCGTGGCTACGAAAGTACTGTTGAGGCGATTGATTCTGCGGAGCCTGTGGAGAAGCGTAGCGCCGAGGAACTAAACCGCGCGCTGGTGGAGGAATCGAAAGAGGGAGACCTTCAGGCGGTCGCGAACCTCCTGGTGGCTGGCGCGAAGGTGGATGCAGTCGATGGCTTTGGCAGGACTCCGCTGCTGTGGGCCGTCACAAACGATCACATTGAGGTTGCGGAGCTGCTGCTGTCGTTTGGGGCGAATGTCAACGCCGTAGATGAACAAAAGGACACGCCCTGGCTGGTCACGGGAGTGACCGGATCTGCGGACATGGGCTTGCTGATTCTTGGCTACGACGTCGATTTCTCGCTGTATAACCGCTACGGTGGCACGCCAATCATCCCGGCCAGCGAGCGCGGGCACCTCGACTACGTGCAGGTGATGGTTCAGGAACCGAAGATTACGGTCGACTACCTCAACCACATCAACAACATCGGTTGGACCGCGCTGCTCGAGGCCGTAATCCTCGGTGACGGCAGCGAGGACTACCAGGAGATTGTGCGCACGCTTATCGACGCCGGGGCTGACCCGACTATCGCCGATGCTGATGGGAAGACTCCGCTGGATCACGCGCGGGCCGGTGGGCAGCGGGAAGTCGCGGCGATCTTGCAGAAGGCTACGCGGTAG